A genomic window from Nematostella vectensis chromosome 9, jaNemVect1.1, whole genome shotgun sequence includes:
- the LOC5502430 gene encoding neurogenic locus notch homolog protein 1, producing the protein MKVSQMFSVLLFLTITLPQECSSCFSRRRRTSPPCQYRDCKVSGWSTWSSCNHRCGSAGIQTRTRSKTVQQQCGGSCLYPLSESRSCNRYCYNGGTPQQGYCSCKPGFTGTCCHNDINECDSSPCDHYCQNTYGSYYCSCKSCYTKYGNRCSLVQCAINYYYCHAYGAINPANPCQQCNSNNKFHWTNNNHLPCNDTNPTTKNDYCDNGVCKGHPYNCLPCETQNGIGCSLKPEFCVIEYNGNRKCFSEGTLNPVNPCQQCNSNDKFHWTNNNHLPCNDNNPTTKNDYCDNGVCKGHPYNCLPCETQDGIGCSLKPKYCVIEYNGNRTCFAGGTLNPGNPCQQCNSNDKFHWTNNNHLPCNDNNSTTKNDYCDNGGCKGHPYNCLPCETQNGIGCSLKPQYCVIEYNGNRKCFSEGTLNPVNPCQQCNSNDKFHWTNNNHLPCNDNNPTTKNDYCDNGVCKGHPYNCLPCETQNGIGCSLKPQYCVIEYNGNRKCFSEGTLNPGNPCQQCNGNNKFHWTNNNHLPCNDNNPTTKNDYCDNGVCKGHPYNCLPCETQNGIGCSLKPQYCVIEYNGNRKCFSEGTLNPGNPCQQCNGNNKFHWTNNNHLPCNDNNPTTKNDYCDNGACKGHPYNCFFFTCLVL; encoded by the exons ATGAAAGTGTCACAAATGTTCtctgttttgctttttttgaCCATAACGCTACCTCAGGAATGTTCATCGTGCTTCAGTCGAAGAAGACGAACTAGCCCGCCATGCCAGTATCGGGATTGCAAAGTGTCTGGATGGTCAACCTGGTCATCCTGTAACCATCGGTGCGGCTCTGCTGGTATTCAGACGAGGACGAGATCCAAGACTGTCCAACAGCAGTGTGGCGGTTCGTGTCTATATCCTTTATCGGAATCGCGAAGCTGCAACCGTTACTGTTATAATGGAGGGACACCCCAACAAGGTTACTGCAGCTGCAAGCCAGGATTCACAGGGACATGCTGCCACAATG atattaATGAATGCGATTCGTCTCCGTGTGACCACTACTGCCAGAACACCTATGGAAGCTACTACTGTTCGTGCAAAAGCTGCTACACCAAGTACGGAAACAGATGCAGTCTGGTGCAGTGCGcgattaattattattactgTCACGCATATGGTGCAATAAACCCAGCTAATCCGTGCCAG CAATGTAATAGCAACAACAAGTTCCACTGGACTAACAATAATCACCTTCCGTGCAACGATACTAACCCCACGACAAAGAACGACTACTGTGACAATGGCGTATGCAAGGGACACCCATACAACTGCTTGCCGTGCGAGACACAAAACGGCATAGGATGCTCCCTGAAGCCCGAGTTCTGTGTCATAGAATACAATGGAAACCGCAAATGCTTCTCCGAGGGAACCCTCAATCCAGTAAATCCTTGTCAG CAATGTAATAGCAACGACAAGTTCCACTGGACTAACAATAATCACCTTCCGTGCAACGATAATAACCCCACGACAAAGAACGACTACTGTGACAATGGCGTATGCAAGGGACACCCATACAACTGCTTGCCGTGCGAAACACAAGACGGCATAGGATGCTCCCTGAAGCCCAAGTACTGTGTCATAGAATACAATGGAAACCGCACATGCTTCGCCGGGGGAACCCTCAATCCAGGAAATCCTTGTCAG CAATGTAATAGCAACGACAAGTTCCACTGGACTAACAATAATCACCTTCCGTGCAACGATAATAACAGCACGACAAAGAACGACTACTGTGACAATGGCGGATGCAAGGGACACCCATACAACTGCTTGCCGTGCGAGACACAAAACGGCATAGGATGCTCTCTGAAGCCCCAGTACTGTGTCATAGAATACAATGGAAACCGCAAATGCTTCTCCGAGGGAACCCTCAATCCAGTAAATCCTTGTCAG CAATGTAATAGCAACGACAAGTTCCACTGGACTAACAATAATCACCTTCCGTGCAACGATAATAACCCCACGACAAAGAACGACTACTGTGACAATGGCGTATGCAAGGGACACCCATACAACTGCTTGCCGTGCGAGACACAAAACGGCATAGGATGCTCCCTGAAGCCCCAGTACTGTGTCATAGAATACAATGGAAACCGCAAATGCTTCTCCGAGGGAACCCTCAATCCAGGAAATCCTTGTCAG CAATGTAATGGCAACAACAAGTTCCACTGGACTAACAATAATCACCTTCCGTGCAACGATAATAACCCCACGACAAAGAACGACTACTGTGACAATGGCGTATGCAAGGGACACCCATACAACTGCTTGCCGTGCGAGACACAAAACGGCATAGGATGCTCCCTGAAGCCCCAGTACTGTGTCATAGAATACAACGGAAACCGCAAATGCTTCTCCGAGGGAACCCTCAATCCAGGAAATCCTTGTCAG CAATGTAATGGCAACAACAAGTTCCACTGGACTAACAATAATCACCTTCCGTGCAACGATAATAACCCCACGACAAAGAACGACTACTGTGACAATGGCGCATGCAAGGGACACCCATAcaactgctttttttttacttgtctcGTTCTATAA
- the LOC125572440 gene encoding uncharacterized protein LOC125572440: protein MKVIARPEILTSLTLTLPITLQRGLLKYYKASDPESGISPYEIEWETSPGLKDINPFEAVKNTTVWYTKLKDNELLKGKKYFVTVRATNKTGLISEAMSSNGVTVGKSEYTFDHDTSASFFFDTDNVNENNGTRKDFVGQIYGTMDVPRGAVKRGSQNQGLPSGRGSPDVQLI, encoded by the exons ATGAAAGTCATTGCTCGACCAGAGATTTTGACGAGCTTGACATTGACTTTACCCATAACACTTCAGAG GGGacttttaaaatattacaaaGCTTCTGATCCCGAGAGTGGCATCAGTCCGTACGAAATAGAGTGGGAAACATCGCCTGGCCTGAAAGACATCAACCCCTTTGAGGCGGTCAAGAACACGACTGTCTGGTATACCAAACTCAAAGACAATGAACTTCTAAAAGGAAAGAAATATTTTGTAACAGTTCGTGCCACGAACAAAACAGGTCTTATTTCTGAGGCAATGTCGTCAAATGGAGTAACGGTGGGGAAGTCGGAATACACTTTCGACCATGACACATCAGCCTCGTTCTTCTTCGACACTGATAATGTGAATGAAAATAACGGTACTCGTAAGGATTTCGTTGGGCAGATTTATGGTACAATGGACGTGCCACGAGGCGCCGTGAAAAGAGGAAGTCAAAATCAAGGGTTACCGTCTGGAAGAGGAAGCCCTGATGTCCAACTCATCTGA
- the LOC125572411 gene encoding uncharacterized protein LOC125572411, producing MTTPKVLSLRQCNGNNKFHWTNNNHLPCNDNNSTTKNDYCDNGACKGHPYNCLPCETQDGIGCFLKPKYCVIEYTGNRTCFSEGTLNPGNPCQQCNGNNKFHWTNNNHLPCNDNNSTTKNDYCDNGVCKGHPHVCLPCETQDGIECFLKPDYCVITYNGNRTCFSEGTLNPGNPCQVCNSFASPSTWSNLEGAPCDDRDKCTRSDRCTGGLCVGSKFTCSPDCQVCNGDSCSLKPGFGFVNGACVPTA from the exons ATGACtacacccaaagtgctatctcttagg CAATGTAATGGCAACAACAAGTTCCACTGGACTAACAATAATCACCTTCCGTGCAACGATAATAACAGCACGACAAAGAACGACTACTGTGACAATGGAGCATGCAAGGGACACCCATACAACTGCTTGCCGTGCGAAACACAAGACGGCATAGGATGCTTCCTGAAGCCCAAGTACTGTGTCATAGAATACACTGGAAACCGCACATGCTTCTCCGAGGGAACCCTCAATCCAGGAAATCCTTGTCAG CAATGTAATGGCAACAACAAGTTCCACTGGACTAACAATAATCACCTTCCGTGCAACGATAATAACAGCACGACAAAGAACGACTACTGTGACAATGGCGTATGCAAGGGACACCCACACGTCTGCTTGCCGTGCGAGACACAAGACGGCATAGAATGCTTTCTGAAGCCCGACTACTGTGTCATAACGTACAATGGAAACCGCACGTGCTTTTCCGAGGGAACCCTCAATCCAGGGAATCCTTGTCAG GTTTGTAACTCTTTTGCCAGCCCCAGTACCTGGTCAAATCTGGAAGGTGCCCCGTGTGATGACCGCGATAAATGCACTCGTTCAGATAGGTGCACTGGTGGGCTCTGTGTTGGATCGAAGTTCACATGTTCGCCTGACTGTCAGGTCTGCAATGGCGACTCCTGCAGTCTGAAACCAGGGTTTGGATTTGTCAACGGCGCGTGTGTCCCGACGGCGTGA
- the LOC5502429 gene encoding ZP domain-containing protein, with protein MDLFYSGRYQRAQGLADYPVPVMINEPLYIQYSVKSTTGNLSVLADSCRATLTKEPYSSPFYTFIEKGCAKDNTMSYVYKPGSTTQRFTIYSFRFVHQHPDQVVYLHCRLIVCHRLSYDSRCQQGCYGRRRREVNAEDERAEDLYLTLKASNGQRGAGNQKVSNTSTATSVGLGTLGGLVVVLLAVIGVFVMRKRIEKNKPASQVNTVASATNQVVTIDDESFQNHAQSTA; from the exons ATGGACCTTTTCTACTCGGGTCGGTACCAGAGAGCTCAAGGACTTGCGGACTATCCGGTTCCAGTAATGATTAATGAGCCCCTGTACATTCAGTACAGCGTCAAATCCACTACAGGGAACCTGAGCGTGCTTGCCGACTCGTGTCGCGCGACCCTGACAAAGGAACCTTACTCGTCGCCATTTTACACCTTTATAGAAAAGGG TTGTGCTAAGGACAACACCATGTCATACGTGTACAAGCCTGGCTCCACCACCCAGCGATTCACCATCTACTCGTTCCGCTTCGTCCATCAGCACCCGGACCAGGTTGTGTACCTCCACTGCCGCCTTATCGTGTGTCACCGTCTGTCGTACGACTCCCGGTGCCAGCAGGGTTGCTATGGGAGACGGCGTAGGGAGGTGAACGCCGAGGACGAGAGGGCGGAGGATCTGTACCTTACACTGAAGGCCAGTAACGGACAAAGAGGGGCAGGGAACCAGAAAG TCTCCAACACCTCAACAGCCACTAGCGTAGGCCTGGGTACACTCGGAGGCCTGGTTGTAGTCCTCCTCGCAGTGATTGGCGTCTTTGTCATGCGCAAAAGGATCGAGAAGAACAAACCAGCCTCCCAGGTTAACACGGTTGCCTCAGCAACAAATCAGGTCGTTACTATTGACGACGAGAGTTTTCAAAATCATGCGCAGTCAACTGCCTGA